A stretch of the Alnus glutinosa chromosome 6, dhAlnGlut1.1, whole genome shotgun sequence genome encodes the following:
- the LOC133870452 gene encoding patellin-3-like, which translates to MADETPKPHPQPPPSDEPTDKEESPAPAPAQAPFAVVVTESASEVLTEKEESKPPQPPVVESGPPVVEEEKEGAGLPELPDAAAVAVEKTSATEEEGVAVGSEGPKQTEPLGNLTFQEQKALEQRKALEELKELVREALNSNQFTFAPPQTKQENTPAQPSETTPIIEENPEKEAQEVAKEAEEVSIWGVPLLKDDRTDVILHKFLRARDFKVKDALIMIRNTLKWRKEFGIDALIEEDLGDEWDKVVFMHGYDRNGHPVCYNAYGEFQNKDVYAKAFADDEKRANFLRWRIQFLEKSIRKLDFSPGGICTIFQVNDLKNSPGPGKRELRLATKQALHVLQDNYPEFVAKQVFINVPWWYLAFYTMISPFLTLRTKSKFVFAGPSKSAATLFKYVAPEFVPVQYGGLSVDYCDCNPEFSLSDPVTVVTVKPATKQTVEIIIYEKCILVWELRVVGWEVNYSAEFVPNAEDGYTVVIHKARKKTPTDEPVVSNSFKVGELGKILLTVDNPTSKKKNLLYRFKIKSFLD; encoded by the exons ATGGCCGATGAAACACCAAAACCACATCCACAACCACCGCCGTCCGACGAACCGACTGATAAAGAAGAGTCACCAGCACCGGCACCAGCACAAGCACCGTTTGCGGTGGTGGTGACGGAGTCTGCGTCGGAGGTTTTGACTGAGAAAGAAGAGTCAAAGCCACCACAACCGCCAGTGGTCGAGTCGGGGCCGCCggtggtggaggaggagaaAGAAGGGGCAGGGCTGCCGGAGCTGCCAGATGCGGCGGCAGTGGCGGTGGAGAAGACTTCAGCTACCGAAGAAGAGGGTGTTGCGGTTGGATCTGAGGGGCCGAAACAAACTGAGCCTCTGGGGAATCTCACTTTTCAGGAGCAAAAAGCTCTGGAACAGCGAAAGGCTCTGGAAGAGCTGAAGGAGCTCGTCCGGGAAGCTCTCAACAGTAACCAGTTCACTTTCGCACCGCCACAAACAAAGCAAGAAAATACACCGGCTCAACCCTCCGAAACCACTCCGATAATCGAAGAGAACCCAGAAAAGGAAGCCCAAGAAGTGGCAAAAGAAGCAGAGGAGGTGTCCATTTGGGGGGTTCCTCTCCTGAAGGACGACAGGACCGATGTGATTCTGCACAAGTTCTTACGAGCCAGGGATTTCAAGGTGAAAGATGCCCTCATCATGATCAGGAACACACTCAAATGGAGGAAGGAGTTCGGTATCGATGCGCTTATTGAAGAGGATCTCGGCGACGAGTGGGATAAGGTGGTCTTTATGCATGGGTATGATAGAAATGGCCATCCCGTGTGTTACAATGCTTATGGGGAGTTTCAAAACAAGGACGTGTATGCGAAGGCGTTCGCGGATGATGAGAAGAGAGCCAATTTCTTGAGGTGGAGGATACAGTTCTTGGAAAAGAGTATCAGGAAGCTTGATTTTAGTCCCGGTGGTATTTGCACCATCTTTCAGGTTAATGATCTCAAGAACTCTCCGGGACCTGGAAAGCGCGAGCTTAGGCTGGCCACCAAGCAGGCTCTTCATGTGCTTCAGGACAATTATCCCGAGTTTGTGGCCAAGCAG GTGTTTATCAATGTTCCTTGGTGGTATCTTGCCTTCTATACGATGATCAGTCCGTTCTTGACCCTGAGGACCAAGAGCAAGTTTGTTTTTGCAGGGCCATCGAAATCTGCTGCAACCCTTTTCAA ATACGTAGCTCCTGAGTTCGTGCCAGTTCAATATGGTGGCTTGAGTGTCGATTATTGTGATTGCAACCCAGAATTCAGCCTTTCTGATCCGGTCACGGTGGTTACGGTAAAACCAGCAACTAAGCAAACGGTGGAAATCATAATTTATGAG AAATGCATCCTTGTTTGGGAGCTTCGGGTTGTGGGCTGGGAGGTGAACTACAGTGCTGAATTTGTGCCTAATGCTGAAGATGGATATACAGTTGTTATACACAAAGCTAGGAAGAAGACCCCAACTGATGAACCAGTGGTGTCTAACAGCTTCAAGGTTGGTGAACTAGGCAAAATATTGCTCACGGTCGATAACCCAACctcaaaaaagaagaatcttCTTTACAGGTTCAAGATCAAATCCTTCTTAGACTGA